Proteins encoded by one window of Ktedonobacterales bacterium:
- a CDS encoding MIP/aquaporin family protein — MQGSLLNIDRVRANRFLGSIWGELIAEFLGTMVLILFGDGAVAIALGAGTGFNNPLFNNWMVISLGWGLGVMLGVYVAGAVTGAHINPAVTLAFALRRKFPWAKVVPYWIAQVLGAYAGAAMVYFNYNWFISNYEAANHIIRGVTANNAAILSAKILYTFPNSLQIPGNPPATVSNLAGFADQVLGTALLVGLIFAVVDLLNQPVQSNLAPFIIGLIVVAIGLSFGLNAGYAINPARDFGPRLFAFTVGYGLLAIPGPGGYMWVPIVGPLVGGVIGALVYDLGIHSVLVARHEQAASALEERGRTVREQPGAAGPEMEERGRTTREV; from the coding sequence ATGCAAGGCTCATTGCTCAACATTGATCGTGTTCGCGCGAACAGGTTCCTGGGCAGCATCTGGGGGGAACTCATAGCTGAGTTTCTGGGTACGATGGTGCTGATCCTCTTTGGCGATGGCGCTGTGGCAATCGCCCTGGGAGCCGGTACGGGGTTCAACAATCCCCTGTTCAATAACTGGATGGTGATTTCCCTGGGGTGGGGTCTGGGTGTTATGCTGGGCGTCTATGTGGCTGGCGCGGTGACTGGCGCGCACATCAATCCGGCGGTCACATTGGCCTTTGCTTTGCGGAGGAAGTTTCCCTGGGCGAAGGTCGTCCCATACTGGATTGCTCAAGTCCTGGGGGCGTATGCTGGCGCGGCGATGGTGTACTTCAACTACAATTGGTTTATCTCGAACTATGAAGCCGCGAATCATATCATTCGCGGCGTGACAGCCAACAACGCGGCCATTTTGTCAGCGAAGATTCTCTACACGTTCCCGAACTCGTTGCAGATTCCGGGTAATCCTCCCGCGACCGTCTCGAACCTGGCCGGATTCGCCGATCAGGTGTTGGGAACGGCGCTGCTGGTGGGCCTGATTTTTGCTGTGGTTGATCTGTTGAACCAGCCAGTGCAATCGAACCTCGCGCCTTTTATCATTGGTTTGATCGTGGTGGCAATTGGCCTGTCCTTTGGGTTGAATGCAGGGTATGCGATTAACCCGGCGCGCGATTTTGGCCCGCGTTTGTTCGCGTTCACCGTTGGCTATGGGCTGCTCGCTATTCCCGGCCCAGGAGGGTATATGTGGGTGCCGATTGTCGGGCCGCTCGTCGGCGGTGTCATTGGGGCGCTGGTCTATGACCTGGGCATTCACTCGGTTCTGGTGGCGCGCCACGAACAAGCAGCGAGCGCCCTTGAAGAACGCGGCAGAACCGTCCGAGAGCAACCAGGAGCGGCTGGCCCTGAGATGGAGGAGCGTGGCCGTACTACCCGCGAGGTCTGA